The following nucleotide sequence is from Acidobacteriota bacterium.
TCGATTGTGATACTTGTGCAGTCATATCTACAATCGACGAGCAGTCCCCGGACATCGCCCAGGGAGTTGACCATGGAGGTGCAGGCGATCAGGGAATGATGTTTGGATATGCCTGCCGTGAAACCCTCGAGCTCATGCCGATGCCCATCATGCTTGCGCATAAGTTGACGAGAAGATTAGCAGAATGCAGAAAGAATAACAGCCTCGATTTCTTGAGACCCGATGGGAAGTCACAGGTCACAATTGAATACGATGGAGATAAACCCGTAAGAGTCGATGCGGTCATAATAGCCTCGCAGCACAGCGATAAAGTCAGCAACGACGATCTCAAGGAGGGAATCACGGAGAAGGTAATCTGTGCGGTCATCCCGGCCCATCTCATGGACAGCAATACAAAGATCTTCATCAATCAGACGGGTCGATTCGTCATCGGCGGTCCTCAGGGGGATACTGGATTGACCGGCAGGAAGATAATCGTGGACACTTATGGCGGCGTTGGTCATCATGGTGGAGGATGCTTCTCAGGGAAGGACCCAACGAAAGTCGATCGTTCGGCATCTTATATGGCAAGACATATTGCGAAGAACGTTGTTGCTGCAGGGATTGCTGATAAATTTGAGATTCAGCTTGCATATGTCATAGGTGTGGCTGATCCAGTATCCATCATGGTTAATTCCTTCGGCACGGCGAAATTGCCAGAAGAAAGGATCGTCCATCTCATCAAGGAACATTTCAGCCTGACTCCGAGAGCCATCATCGACTATCTGAGGCTGAGAAGACCAATATACAGGAAGACGGCAGCCTACGGGCATTTTGGCCGTGACGAAGAGGGATTCACCTGGGAAGTGACCGATGTGGCCGAGATCCTTC
It contains:
- the metK gene encoding methionine adenosyltransferase; the encoded protein is MIKKGRYFFTSESVTEGHPDKIADQISDSILDAVLEEDPMGRVACETLVTTGLVVIAGEISTECYVDFPKVARNLIREVGYTRAKYGFDCDTCAVISTIDEQSPDIAQGVDHGGAGDQGMMFGYACRETLELMPMPIMLAHKLTRRLAECRKNNSLDFLRPDGKSQVTIEYDGDKPVRVDAVIIASQHSDKVSNDDLKEGITEKVICAVIPAHLMDSNTKIFINQTGRFVIGGPQGDTGLTGRKIIVDTYGGVGHHGGGCFSGKDPTKVDRSASYMARHIAKNVVAAGIADKFEIQLAYVIGVADPVSIMVNSFGTAKLPEERIVHLIKEHFSLTPRAIIDYLRLRRPIYRKTAAYGHFGRDEEGFTWEVTDVAEILRKEAGL